From the genome of Streptacidiphilus rugosus AM-16, one region includes:
- a CDS encoding acyl-CoA dehydrogenase family protein yields MTTSHTTFDSTFVESEERRDLRAAVRALGTRYGLEYSLACGKEHRPADELWYEAGKLGFLGVNLPTEYGGGGAGIQELALVLEELGAAGCPLLMLVVTPAICGSILARFGTDEQKQQWLPGFADGTRRMAFAITEPDAGSNAHRLTTTARRDGSDWLLTGRKVFISGVDAADATLVVGRTEDARTGKLKPALFIVPRETPGFEYRPIDMELQMPERQFQLFLDDVRLPADALVGDEDAGLLQLFAGLNPERIMAAAYSLGMSRLALDKAVDYAKRRTVWDTPIGAHQGLAHPLAQIRIELELARLMTQKAAFLYDAGDDFGAGEAANMAKYAGAEVAVRAVDQAVQTLGGNGLASEYGLGALIAGVRVGRIAPVSREMILNFVAQHTLGLPKSY; encoded by the coding sequence ATGACGACCTCGCACACCACCTTCGACAGCACCTTCGTGGAATCCGAGGAACGCCGCGACCTGCGCGCCGCGGTGCGCGCGCTCGGCACCCGCTACGGCCTCGAGTACAGCCTCGCCTGCGGCAAGGAGCACCGGCCCGCCGACGAACTCTGGTACGAGGCGGGCAAGCTGGGCTTCCTCGGCGTCAACCTGCCCACCGAGTACGGGGGCGGCGGCGCGGGCATCCAGGAGCTCGCCCTGGTGCTGGAGGAGTTGGGCGCGGCCGGCTGCCCGCTGCTGATGCTGGTGGTCACCCCGGCGATCTGCGGCAGCATCCTGGCCCGCTTCGGCACCGACGAGCAGAAGCAGCAGTGGCTCCCCGGTTTCGCCGACGGCACCCGTCGGATGGCCTTCGCCATCACCGAGCCCGACGCCGGCTCCAACGCCCACCGGCTCACCACCACGGCCCGCCGCGACGGCTCGGACTGGCTGCTCACCGGCCGCAAGGTCTTCATCTCGGGGGTGGACGCGGCGGACGCGACCCTCGTCGTCGGGCGCACCGAGGACGCGCGCACCGGCAAGCTGAAGCCGGCGCTGTTCATCGTGCCGAGGGAGACCCCCGGCTTCGAGTACCGGCCCATCGACATGGAACTGCAGATGCCCGAGCGGCAGTTCCAGCTCTTCCTGGACGACGTCCGCCTGCCCGCCGACGCGCTGGTCGGCGACGAGGACGCGGGCCTGCTCCAGCTCTTCGCCGGGCTCAACCCGGAGCGGATCATGGCGGCGGCCTACTCGCTGGGCATGTCGCGCCTGGCTCTCGACAAGGCGGTCGACTACGCGAAGCGCCGGACGGTCTGGGACACCCCGATCGGCGCGCACCAGGGGCTGGCGCACCCGCTGGCGCAGATCAGGATCGAGCTGGAACTGGCCCGTCTGATGACGCAGAAGGCCGCCTTCCTCTACGACGCGGGCGACGACTTCGGCGCGGGCGAGGCGGCGAACATGGCCAAGTACGCGGGTGCGGAGGTGGCGGTCCGCGCCGTGGACCAGGCGGTGCAGACGCTCGGCGGCAACGGCCTGGCGAGCGAGTACGGTCTCGGTGCGCTGATCGCGGGCGTCAGGGTCGGGCGGATCGCGCCGGTCAGCCGGGAGATGATCCTCAACTTCGTCGCCCAGCACACGCTGGGGCTGCCCAAGTCGTACTAG
- a CDS encoding ATP-binding protein, producing the protein MTNTPAAKRNAVISSVLVANRGEIARRVFRSCRELGIGTVAVFADPDADAPHVREADAAVRLPGAAPADTYLRTDLILAAARAAGADAVHPGYGFLSESAEFASAVLDAGLVWIGPPPAAIAAMGVKTRAKELMAAAGVPVLTAAPPEALTAADLPLLVKAAAGGGGRGMRVVRELGVLEAELAAARAEALAAFGSDEVFVEPYVETGRHVEVQLLADAHGTVWAVGERDCSIQRRHQKVVEESPAPLLAEDTRDRLHEAARAAARAIGYVGAGTAEFLLAPDGRFCFLEMNTRLQVEHPVTECVTGLDLVRLQLLVAEGGRLPTAEPPAPRGHAVEVRLYAEDPAHDWQPQTGTLERLELPGVTARFTPPRAGEEAGLRLDAGVEDGSAVGVHYDAMLAKVIAWAPTREEAARRLAGALARARVHGLTTNTDLLVRVLRHPEFLAGRVDTAFLARHDLAGAGPDKDAVALSALAAALADAAACRTPLGGGWRNVPAQPQIKRYAVEGVEHEVRYRETRGGLVAETHPGVALVASTPEAVVLELDGVRRTFEVARYGALVQVDSPLGAVALTALPRFPEPERETAAGSLLAPMPGTVVRVEAAVGDRVSAGQPLLWLEAMKMQHRVTAPADGVVTELRVGVGLQVDTGALLAVIGELPDSDEDSNGSTTTPEGTPQP; encoded by the coding sequence ATGACCAACACCCCTGCAGCCAAGAGGAACGCCGTGATCAGCTCCGTCCTGGTGGCCAACCGCGGCGAGATCGCCCGACGCGTCTTCCGCAGCTGCCGCGAGCTCGGCATCGGCACCGTGGCCGTCTTCGCCGACCCGGACGCCGACGCGCCCCACGTCCGCGAGGCCGACGCCGCCGTCCGGCTGCCGGGCGCGGCGCCCGCCGACACCTACCTGCGCACCGACCTGATCCTGGCCGCCGCCCGCGCCGCCGGGGCCGACGCGGTCCACCCCGGCTACGGCTTCCTCTCCGAGAGCGCCGAGTTCGCGAGCGCGGTACTGGACGCCGGACTGGTCTGGATCGGCCCGCCGCCCGCCGCGATCGCCGCGATGGGCGTCAAGACCCGGGCCAAGGAGCTGATGGCCGCGGCCGGCGTGCCGGTGCTGACGGCCGCCCCGCCCGAGGCGCTGACCGCGGCCGACCTGCCGCTGCTGGTCAAGGCCGCGGCCGGAGGCGGCGGTCGCGGCATGCGCGTCGTGCGGGAACTCGGCGTGCTGGAAGCGGAGCTGGCGGCTGCGCGGGCCGAGGCGCTGGCCGCGTTCGGCAGCGACGAGGTCTTCGTCGAGCCGTACGTGGAGACGGGCCGCCACGTCGAGGTGCAGCTGCTCGCCGACGCGCACGGCACGGTCTGGGCGGTCGGCGAGCGTGACTGCTCGATCCAGCGGCGGCACCAGAAGGTCGTCGAGGAGTCGCCCGCCCCGCTACTCGCCGAGGACACCCGGGACCGGCTGCACGAGGCGGCCCGGGCGGCCGCGCGGGCGATCGGCTACGTCGGGGCCGGCACGGCCGAGTTCCTGCTCGCGCCGGACGGACGCTTCTGCTTCCTTGAGATGAACACCAGGCTCCAGGTGGAGCACCCGGTCACCGAGTGCGTCACCGGCCTGGACCTGGTCCGGCTGCAGCTCCTGGTCGCCGAGGGCGGTCGGCTGCCCACGGCCGAGCCGCCCGCGCCGCGCGGGCACGCCGTGGAGGTCCGCCTCTACGCGGAGGACCCGGCCCACGACTGGCAGCCGCAGACCGGAACCCTGGAGCGGCTGGAACTCCCCGGCGTCACGGCCCGCTTCACGCCCCCGCGCGCGGGGGAGGAGGCGGGACTGAGGCTCGACGCGGGCGTCGAGGACGGCAGCGCCGTCGGCGTCCACTACGACGCGATGCTCGCCAAGGTCATCGCCTGGGCCCCGACCCGCGAGGAGGCCGCCAGGCGCCTCGCCGGCGCGCTGGCGCGGGCCCGGGTGCACGGATTGACCACCAACACGGACCTGCTGGTCCGGGTGCTGCGGCACCCCGAGTTCCTGGCCGGACGGGTCGACACCGCCTTCCTGGCGCGCCACGACCTCGCCGGGGCGGGGCCCGACAAGGACGCCGTCGCGCTCTCCGCGCTGGCCGCCGCCCTGGCGGACGCCGCGGCCTGCCGGACGCCGCTCGGCGGCGGCTGGCGCAACGTTCCGGCGCAGCCGCAGATCAAGCGGTACGCGGTGGAGGGCGTCGAGCACGAGGTCCGCTACCGCGAGACGCGCGGCGGCCTGGTCGCCGAGACCCATCCCGGCGTGGCCCTGGTCGCCTCCACGCCCGAGGCCGTGGTGCTCGAACTCGACGGCGTGCGGCGGACCTTCGAGGTCGCCCGCTACGGCGCGCTGGTCCAGGTCGACTCGCCGCTCGGCGCGGTCGCGCTCACCGCCCTGCCCCGCTTCCCCGAGCCGGAGCGGGAGACGGCCGCCGGCTCGCTGCTCGCGCCGATGCCCGGCACCGTGGTCCGCGTCGAGGCGGCGGTGGGGGACCGGGTCAGCGCCGGCCAGCCGCTGCTCTGGCTGGAGGCCATGAAGATGCAGCACCGCGTCACCGCACCGGCGGACGGCGTGGTCACCGAACTGCGCGTGGGCGTCGGCCTCCAGGTCGACACCGGCGCACTGCTCGCCGTGATCGGCGAGCTCCCGGACAGCGACGAAGACAGCAACGGCAGCACCACGACCCCGGAGGGGACCCCGCAGCCATGA
- a CDS encoding TetR/AcrR family transcriptional regulator yields the protein MSPQSVAAAPAPSRAPKQDRSRATRQRLLEAAVDCLAEVGWSGSTVAVVAERAGVSRGAAQHHFPTREDLFTAAVEHVAVQRRAELDARAAALPARGANRTQAVVGMLVDLYTGPLFRAALQLWVAVSTDDQLRPRVLELESRVGREVHRTAVALLGADESRPGVRETVQATLDMARGLGLADILSDDGARRARIVRQWSRILDAELADPIG from the coding sequence GTGTCGCCACAGTCCGTCGCCGCAGCTCCCGCCCCCTCCCGGGCGCCCAAGCAGGACCGCAGCCGTGCCACGCGGCAGCGGCTGCTGGAGGCGGCCGTCGACTGCCTCGCGGAGGTGGGCTGGTCCGGCAGCACGGTGGCGGTCGTCGCGGAGCGGGCCGGGGTCTCCCGGGGCGCGGCGCAGCACCACTTCCCGACCAGGGAGGACCTCTTCACCGCCGCCGTCGAGCACGTCGCGGTCCAGCGCCGCGCCGAGCTCGACGCCCGCGCGGCGGCGCTGCCCGCGCGCGGCGCGAACCGCACCCAGGCGGTGGTCGGCATGCTGGTCGACCTCTACACCGGCCCGCTGTTCCGCGCCGCGCTCCAGCTCTGGGTCGCGGTCAGCACCGACGACCAGCTCCGCCCCCGCGTCCTGGAACTCGAGTCCCGCGTGGGCCGCGAGGTCCACCGCACCGCGGTCGCCCTCCTCGGTGCGGACGAGTCCCGCCCGGGCGTCCGGGAAACCGTCCAGGCCACCCTCGACATGGCCCGCGGCCTCGGCCTCGCCGACATCCTCAGCGACGACGGAGCACGGCGCGCACGGATCGTGCGCCAGTGGTCCCGCATCCTCGACGCGGAACTCGCCGACCCGATCGGGTGA
- a CDS encoding acyl-CoA carboxylase subunit beta, which yields MTVLSTGVDPHGADFAAHRAAMLEKLAELDTEQAKAVAGGGPKYVDRHRARGKLLPRERIELLIDPDSPFLELSTLAAWGSEYPVGAGMVTGIGRIEGTECLITANDPTVRGGASNPWTLKKALRCHQIALENRLPLVSLVESGGADLPSQKEIFIPGGAIFRDLTRLSAAGIPTVAVVFGNSTAGGAYVPGMSDHVVMIDERSKVFLGGPPLVKMATGEESDDESLGGARMHARVSGLADHFAADEADAIHRARRIVARLEWRKQGPGPATALVEPPKYDEEELLGIVPSDLRQPFDPREVIARVVDGSDFDEVKPLYGPSLVTGWARIHGYPVGILANAQGVLFSAEAQKATQFIQWANQRDIPLLFLHNTTGYMVGREYEQGGIIKHGAMMINAVSNSRVPHLSLLIGASYGAGHYGMCGRAYDPRFLFAWPSAKSAVMGPQQLAGVLSIVARASAVARGQAYDEEADAGLRAMVEQQIEAESLPMFLSGRLYDDGVIDPRDTRTVLGLCLSAVHGAPIEGARGGYGVFRM from the coding sequence GTGACCGTTCTGTCCACCGGCGTCGACCCGCACGGCGCGGACTTCGCCGCGCACCGCGCGGCGATGCTGGAGAAGCTGGCCGAACTCGACACCGAGCAGGCCAAGGCCGTCGCCGGCGGCGGCCCCAAGTACGTGGACCGCCACCGGGCCCGCGGCAAGCTGCTGCCGCGCGAACGGATCGAGCTGCTGATCGACCCGGACAGCCCGTTCCTGGAACTGTCCACGCTCGCCGCCTGGGGCAGCGAGTACCCGGTCGGCGCGGGCATGGTCACCGGGATCGGGCGGATCGAGGGCACCGAGTGCCTGATCACCGCCAACGACCCGACCGTGCGCGGCGGGGCGAGCAACCCGTGGACGCTGAAGAAGGCGCTGCGCTGCCACCAGATCGCGCTGGAGAACCGGCTGCCGCTGGTCAGCCTGGTCGAGTCCGGCGGCGCCGACCTGCCCAGCCAGAAGGAGATCTTCATCCCCGGCGGGGCGATATTCCGCGACCTCACCCGCCTCTCCGCCGCCGGAATCCCGACCGTCGCCGTCGTCTTCGGCAACTCCACCGCGGGCGGCGCCTACGTCCCCGGCATGTCCGACCACGTCGTGATGATCGACGAGCGGTCCAAGGTGTTCCTCGGCGGCCCGCCGCTGGTCAAGATGGCGACGGGCGAGGAGAGCGACGACGAGTCGCTGGGCGGCGCGCGGATGCACGCCCGCGTCTCCGGCCTGGCCGACCACTTCGCCGCCGACGAGGCCGACGCGATCCACCGGGCCCGGCGGATCGTCGCCCGGCTGGAGTGGCGCAAGCAGGGGCCGGGACCGGCCACCGCCCTGGTCGAGCCGCCCAAGTACGACGAGGAGGAGCTGCTCGGCATCGTCCCCTCCGACCTGCGGCAGCCCTTCGACCCGCGGGAGGTCATCGCCCGCGTCGTGGACGGCTCCGACTTCGACGAGGTCAAGCCGCTGTACGGGCCGAGCCTGGTCACCGGCTGGGCGCGGATCCACGGCTATCCCGTCGGCATCCTGGCCAACGCGCAGGGCGTGCTGTTCAGCGCGGAGGCGCAGAAGGCGACCCAGTTCATCCAGTGGGCGAACCAGCGCGACATCCCGCTGCTCTTCCTGCACAACACCACCGGCTACATGGTCGGCCGCGAGTACGAGCAGGGCGGCATCATCAAGCACGGCGCGATGATGATCAACGCGGTCTCCAACTCCCGCGTCCCGCACCTGTCGCTGCTGATCGGCGCCTCCTACGGCGCGGGCCACTACGGGATGTGCGGCCGCGCCTACGACCCGCGCTTCCTCTTCGCCTGGCCCAGCGCCAAGTCGGCGGTGATGGGGCCGCAGCAGCTCGCCGGGGTGCTCTCGATCGTGGCCCGCGCCTCGGCCGTCGCCCGCGGTCAGGCCTACGACGAGGAGGCAGACGCCGGTCTGCGCGCCATGGTGGAGCAGCAGATCGAGGCCGAGTCGCTGCCGATGTTCCTCTCCGGCCGCCTCTACGACGACGGCGTGATCGACCCGCGCGACACCAGGACCGTCCTCGGCCTCTGCCTCTCCGCCGTCCACGGCGCGCCGATCGAGGGCGCACGCGGCGGCTACGGCGTCTTCCGGATGTGA
- a CDS encoding ECF transporter S component produces MKHPELNRPVPLGRRSTALLVTVSALGLVAFGWPLLASPRSALAAHSTDAPWLFAALLPLLLAVVVAQIAEGRSATGGQAGLDAKSIALLGVLAAAGAALRPLGAGTAGLEPTFFLMVLAGRVLGPGFGFVLGNVTLFASALLTGGVGPWLPFQMLAMGWVCLGAGLLPGPASLRGRRELWLLAAYGAVSAELYGLIMDLQGWPYIAGLSSSISFVPGDPFAANLARFVLYHLTTAMGWDLMRCALTAVLCLTLGRAVLLSLRRASRRAAFHAPAGFEPTGGQRKSLVSSEKPKGSGSSTGSPKGIDSPTE; encoded by the coding sequence ATGAAGCACCCGGAACTGAACCGCCCCGTCCCGCTCGGCCGCCGCTCGACCGCCCTGCTCGTCACCGTCTCGGCGCTCGGCCTGGTCGCCTTCGGCTGGCCGCTGCTCGCCTCCCCGCGCTCGGCGCTGGCGGCGCACTCGACCGACGCGCCCTGGCTGTTCGCCGCGCTGCTCCCGCTGCTGCTCGCCGTGGTCGTCGCCCAGATCGCGGAGGGCCGCAGCGCGACCGGCGGGCAGGCCGGTCTGGACGCGAAGTCCATCGCCCTGCTGGGCGTCCTCGCGGCGGCGGGCGCCGCGCTGCGCCCGCTCGGGGCGGGAACGGCGGGGTTGGAGCCGACCTTCTTCCTGATGGTGCTCGCCGGACGGGTCCTCGGGCCGGGCTTCGGCTTCGTCCTCGGCAACGTCACCCTGTTCGCCTCGGCGCTGCTGACCGGCGGCGTCGGCCCCTGGCTGCCGTTCCAGATGCTCGCCATGGGCTGGGTCTGCCTGGGCGCGGGCCTGCTCCCCGGCCCGGCGTCGCTGCGCGGCCGCCGCGAGCTGTGGCTGCTGGCCGCCTACGGCGCGGTCTCGGCGGAGCTCTACGGCCTGATCATGGACCTCCAGGGCTGGCCCTACATCGCGGGCCTGAGCAGCTCCATCTCCTTCGTCCCCGGCGACCCGTTCGCCGCGAACCTGGCCCGCTTCGTGCTCTACCACCTCACCACGGCCATGGGCTGGGACCTGATGCGCTGCGCCCTCACCGCCGTCCTCTGCCTCACCCTCGGCCGCGCCGTCCTCCTCTCCCTCCGCCGCGCCTCCCGCCGCGCCGCCTTCCACGCCCCGGCAGGGTTCGAGCCGACGGGCGGTCAGAGGAAGTCGCTGGTGTCCAGCGAGAAGCCGAAGGGCTCGGGCAGCAGCACCGGATCGCCGAAGGGGATCGACTCCCCCACCGAGTAG
- a CDS encoding Uma2 family endonuclease, producing MSAMAFDIEPATAELLLNDFLGLETPEGFRAELVEGKIVVSPAPDGDHEDYISTILEQVFRDSRVRMSCSGNKGLQMSSAVVEPKNHVLPDITIAPRELRLFRGAPSWMPSKGVAMVVEVTSTRPTDDRIVKRHSYARAWIPLYLVVDREEERVILYSQPDKDDYSVGESIPFGDPVLLPEPFGFSLDTSDFL from the coding sequence ATGAGTGCTATGGCGTTCGACATCGAGCCGGCGACGGCTGAGCTCCTCCTGAACGACTTCCTCGGCCTGGAGACCCCGGAGGGCTTCAGGGCCGAGCTTGTCGAAGGGAAGATCGTCGTGTCCCCTGCTCCTGACGGGGACCACGAGGACTACATCAGCACGATCCTGGAGCAGGTGTTCCGGGATTCCCGGGTTCGGATGAGCTGCTCGGGAAACAAGGGTCTGCAGATGTCGAGTGCTGTCGTGGAACCGAAGAACCACGTGCTTCCGGACATCACGATCGCGCCGCGCGAGCTCCGCCTCTTTCGGGGTGCGCCGTCGTGGATGCCGAGCAAGGGTGTGGCGATGGTCGTCGAGGTGACGAGTACTCGCCCCACGGACGACCGCATCGTCAAGCGCCATAGCTATGCCCGCGCCTGGATCCCGCTCTACCTCGTCGTCGACCGCGAAGAGGAACGTGTGATCCTCTACAGCCAGCCGGACAAGGACGACTACTCGGTGGGGGAGTCGATCCCCTTCGGCGATCCGGTGCTGCTGCCCGAGCCCTTCGGCTTCTCGCTGGACACCAGCGACTTCCTCTGA